From the Solanum stenotomum isolate F172 chromosome 4, ASM1918654v1, whole genome shotgun sequence genome, one window contains:
- the LOC125862081 gene encoding mitogen-activated protein kinase kinase 2-like, which yields MKKGSFAPNLKLSLPPPDEVALSKFLTESGTFKDGDLLVNRDGVRIVSQSEVAAPSVIQPSDNQLCLADFEAVKVIGKGNGGIVRLVQHKWTGQFFALKVIQMNIDESMRKHIAQELRINQSSQCPYVVICYQSFFDNGAISLILEYMDGGSLADFLKKVKTIPERYLAVICKQVLKGLWYLHHEKHIIHRDLKPSNLLINHRGDVKITDFGVSAVLASTSGLANTFVGTYNYMSPERISGGAYDYKSDIWSLGLVLLECATGHFPYTPPEGDEGWVNVYELMETIVDQPEPCAPPDQFSPQFCSFISACVQKHQKDRLSANELMSHPFITMYDDQDIDLGSYFTSAGPPLATLTEL from the exons ATGAAGAAAGGATCTTTTGCTCCTAATCTTAAActttctcttcctcctcctGATGAAGTTGCTCTCTCCAAATTCCT GACTGAATCAGGAACATTTAAGGATGGAGATCTTCTGGTGAATAGAGATGGAGTTCGAATTGTTTCGCAGAGTGAAGTTGCAGCT CCTTCAGTTATACAGCCATCAGACAACCAGTTATGCTTAGCTGATTTTGAAGCAGTTAAAGTTATTGGAAAGGGAAATGGTGGTATTGTGCGGCTGGTTCAGCATAAATGGACAGGGCAATTTTTCGCTCTCAAG GTTATTCAGATGAATATTGACGAGTCCATGCGCAAACATATTGCTCAAGAACTGAGAATTAATCAGTCATCCCAGTGTCCATATGTTGTCATATGCTATCAGTCGTTCTTCGACAATGGTGCTATATCCTTAATTTTGGAGTATATGGATGGTGGTTCCTTAGCAGATTTTCTGAAAAAGGTCAAAACAATACCTGAACGATATCTTGCTGTTATCTGCAAGCAG GTTCTCAAAGGCTTGTGgtatcttcatcatgagaaGCATATTATTCACAGGGATTTGAAACCTTCGAATTTGCTAATCAATCACAGAGGTGATGTCAAAATCACAGACTTTGGTGTGAGTGCAGTACTGGCAAGCACATCTGGACTGGCTAATACCTTTGTTGGAACATACAACTATATGTCT CCAGAGAGAATTTCAGGAGGTGCCTATGATTACAAAAGCGACATTTGGAGCTTGGGTTTAGTCTTGCTCGAGTGTGCAACAGGTCATTTCCCATATACACCACCCGAGGGAGATGAAGGATGGGTCAACGTCTATGAACTTATGGAAACCATTGTTGACCAACCAGAACCTTGTGCACCTCCTGACCAATTTTCTCCACAATTCTGCTCATTCATATCTGCTTG TGTCCAGAAGCACCAGAAGGACAGACTGTCGGCAAATGAACTCATG AGTCACCCTTTCATCACCATGTACGATGACCAGGATATCGATCTTGGATCTTACTTCACTTCCGCAGGACCTCCATTGGCAACACTTACTGAGCTATAA
- the LOC125862998 gene encoding uncharacterized protein LOC125862998: MAKNREEEEQQQHRTVALTEEEEEELEEQLGSSLTLERVAAAKKLIEDHYKSHMKLIQDRKQRRSLLERKLEGSGVPKEEQMNLLKELERKETEYIRLKRHKISVDDFELLTIIGRGAFGEVRLCRDKVSKNIYAMKKLKKAEMLSRGQVEHVRAERNLLAEVASHFIVKLFYSFQDADYLYLVMEYLPGGDMMTLLMREETLTETVARFYIAQSVLAIESIHKHNYIHRDIKPDNLLLDKNGHMRLSDFGLCKPLDCSNLSPINENEVIDGEQKGSANKWNSSLEQLQHWQINRRKLAFSTVGTPDYIAPEVLLKKGYGVECDWWSLGAIMYEMLVGYPPFYSEDPITTCRKIVHWRNHIKFPEEARLTPEAKDLICKLLCDAESRLGCRGAEQIKAHPWFKDIKWDKLYNMEAAYKPEVNDALDTQNFMKFDEANQAPAKNSSGPNRKKRLIPEDLSFVGYTYKNFEAVKGLRHSSGDSAVDFSGKCSIDDNEMLVLAASADTVTL; this comes from the exons ATGGCGAAGAACAGAGAGGAGGAagagcaacaacaacatagaACGGTAGCGTTGacagaggaggaagaggaagaattGGAGGAGCAATTAGGTTCTAGTTTGACTCTAGAACGAGTCGCTGCTGCGAAGAAATTGATCGAAGATCATTATAAATCGCATATGAAACTAATCCAGGATCGTAAACAAAG GCGTTCACTGCTAGAAAGGAAATTGGAAGGCTCTGGTGTACCAAAGGAGGAACAAATGAACCTTCTAAAGGAATTGGAGAGAAAAGAGACAGAGTATATCCGACTAAAGCGTCACAAGATTTCTGTTGATGATTTTGAGCTTTTGACAATCATTGGGAGAGGAGCTTTTGGAGAG GTCAGGTTGTGCCGGGATAAAgtatctaaaaatatatatgcaatgaaaaaattgaagaaggcTGAAATGCTAAGTAGAGGGCAG GTTGAACATGTTAGGGCCGAAAGGAATTTGCTTGCTGAAGTAGCGAGCCACTTTATTGTAaaacttttttattctttccaagATGCTGACTACTTGTATCTAGTAATGGAATATCTGCCTGGTGGTGATATGATGACGTTGTTGATGAGGGAGGAGACATTAACTGAGACAGTCGCAAGATTTTACATTGCTCAAAGTGTTTTGGCCATAGAGTCTATTCATAAGCATAACTACATTCACAG GGATATAAAACCTGACAATCTTCTTTTGGACAAAAATGGTCACATGAGGCTGTCTGATTTTGGTCTATGCAAGCCCCTTGACTGTTCGAATTTATCTCCTATAAATGAAAATGAAGTGATTGATGGTGAGCAAAAGGGATCTGCTAACAAGTGGAATAGCTCCCTTGAACAACTGCAGCATTGGCAAATAAACAGGAGAAAATTA GCATTTTCAACAGTGGGCACTCCTGACTATATTGCTCCTGAGGTTTTACTGAAGAAAGGCTATGGAGTGGAATGTGATTG GTGGTCACTTGGCGCCATCATGTATGAGATGCTCGTTGGTTATCCCCCTTTCTACTCCGAAGACCCGATAACGACATGTAGAAAG ATTGTTCATTGGAGAAATCACATTAAATTTCCAGAGGAAGCAAGATTAACTCCTGAAGCGAAAGACCTGATCTGTAAGTTGCTTTGTGATGCTGAAAGTCGTCTTGGTTGTCGAGGAGCAGAGCAAATAAAG GCTCACCCCTGGTTCAAAGACATAAAGTGGGATAAACTTTATAACATGGAGGCAGCATATAAGCCAGAAGTCAATGATGCTCTTGACACTCAAAATTTCATGAAGTTTGATGAG GCAAATCAAGCACCAGCAAAAAATAGTTCAGGACCCAATCGGAAG AAGCGTCTGATTCCCGAAGATTTAAGTTTTGTTGGCTATACCTACAAGAATTTTGAGGCTGTCAAGGGATTGAGACATTCTTCAG GTGATTCTGCAGTGGATTTCTCAGGCAAGTGTTCAATCGATGACAATGAAATGCTTGTCCTCGCTGCTTCAGCAGATACTGTAACTCTGTGA
- the LOC125862982 gene encoding WD repeat-containing protein VIP3-like — MKLASLDSVTNAHDDSIWSAAWVRSTEEYPALLLTGGLDETVRLWDPSNFTCVQTFTGHCLGVVSVATHPTRRIAASASIDSFIRVFEVDTNNTIATLEAPPSEVWQLQFSPNGSNLAAAGGGSSSVKLWDTAHWELVTTMAIPRQGASQPSDKSSNKKFVLSVAWSPDGRLLACGSVDGTISVFDVARAKFLHFLDGHTMPVRSLVFSPSLHDSRILFSASDDGHVHMYDAEGKTLLTSLSGHASWVLSVDISPDGAAIATGSSDKTVRLWDLKMRAATQTLTNHTDQVWAVAFGPTSRTDVRSCMLASVSDDKSLSFYQYS; from the exons ATGAAACTAGCTTCACTAGACAGTGTAACAAATGCTCACGACGATTCCATTTGGTCGGCGGCGTGGGTACGGTCGACGGAGGAATATCCGGCGTTACTTCTCACCGGAGGTCTTGACGAAACTGTGAGGTTATGGGACCCGAGTAACTTCACTTGTGTTCAAACTTTCACCGGTCATTGTCTCGGCGTTGTATCTGTTGCTACACATCCTACTCGTAGAATTGCCGCATCTGCTTCTATAGATAGCTTTATTAGAGTTTTTGAGGTTGATACTAATAACACTATTGCTACTCTCGAAGCTCCGCCTTCTGAAGTCTGGCAATTGCAATTTAGTCCCAAT GGTAGCAATCTGGCAGCAGCTGGAGGTGGTAGTTCGTCAGTCAAGCTATGGGATACTGCTCATTGGGAACTTGTTACCACTATGGCAATTCCTCGTCAAGGAGCCTCACAACCATCTGATAAAAGTAGCAACAAGAAATTTGTCCTTTCAGTTGCATGGAGTCCTGATGGTAGGCTTCTTGCTTGTGGATCAGTTGATGGGACTATTTCTGTTTTTGATGTAGCTCGTGCCAAGTTCCTTCACTTCTTAGATGGCCATACCATGCCTGTGCGTTCTCTTGTGTTTTCACCTTCACTTCACGATTCAAGAATACTCTTCTCAGCATCAGATGATGGTCATGTGCATATGTATGATGCTGAGGGTAAAACATTGCTCACATCTTTATCGGGTCATGCAAGTTGGGTTCTGAGTGTTGATATCTCTCCAGACGGGGCAGCAATTGCAACAGGGTCAAGTGACAAGACAGTTAGGCTGTGGGATCTTAAGATGAGAGCGGCTACACAAACTTTAACCAATCATACAGATCAGGTTTGGGCTGTGGCTTTTGGACCAACATCAAGGACTGATGTTCGGTCCTGTATGCTTGCAAGTGTGTCTGATGACAAGAGTTTATCGTTCTATCAGTACTCTTAA
- the LOC125863244 gene encoding long chain acyl-CoA synthetase 8-like, whose product MEGSDGSNPNTNVVERMTSSSYVSLFNDQGSFGVVAVVVIAMIVPLFLSVVLMGKKKVKQRGVPVKVGGEAGLAMRNARSAKLIEVPWEGATTMTALFEKSCRKHSSKRCLGTRKLVSRDFVTAKDGRKFEKLYLGEYHWESYGKTFDRACNFASGLVNLGHDVETRAAIVSETRAEWIIAFQGCFRQNITVVTIYASLGDDALIHSLNETQASTLICDAKQLKKLAAIGSNLKTISNVIYFEDDETAIDSSTCTNIDSWRVTSFSEVENLGKSNPIQPILPIKKDIAVIMYTSGSTGMPKGVMITHGNIVATAAAVMTVIPKLGSNDVYLGYLPLAHVFELAAEIVMLTAGASIGYGSALTLTDTSNKIMKGTKGDASALKPTLMAAVPAILDRVKDGVIKKVEEKGGSAKKLFDIAFKRRLTAIEGSWFGAWGLEKKLWEVMIFKKIRSVLGGDILFMLCGGAPLSGDTQRFINICMGAPIGQGYGLTETFAGAAFSESDDPSVGRVGPPLPCCYIKLISWEEGGYTIADKPMPRGEVIVGGNSVTAGYFNNIDKTNEVYKVDERGMRWFYTGDIGRFHPDGCLEIIDRKKDIVKLQHGEYISLGKVEAALSSSNYVDNIMAYADPFHNYCVALVVPSQKVLEKWAQENGIEHRAFSDLCNKVEAVNEVQQSLSKVGKAARLDKFEIPAKIKLIPEPWTPESGLVTAALKLKREPLKAKFKDELLKLYQ is encoded by the exons ATGGAAGGTTCTGACGGAAGTAATCCAAATACGAATGTAGTGGAGAGAATGACCAGCAGTAGTTACGTTTCCTTGTTCAATGACCAGGGGTCATTTGGGGTTGTTGCTGTGGTTGTAATTGCGATGATAGTACCTTTATTCCTCTCCGTTGTGCTTATGGGGAAGAAAAAGGTAAAACAGAGAGGAGTTCCGGTTAAAGTTGGTGGTGAGGCAGGTCTTGCAATGCGCAATGCTAGGTCAGCCAAATTAATTGAAGTTCCGTGGGAAGGGGCTACAACTATGACAGCTTTATTTGAAAAGTCTTGTAGGAAACATTCGAGTAAGCGTTGTCTTGGAACAAGAAAACTAGTTAGTAGGGACTTTGTAACAGCAAAGGATGGAAGGAAGTTTGAGAAACTTTACTTGGGCGAGTATCACTGGGAGAGTTATGGGAAAACGTTTGATCGGGCTTGCAATTTTGCCTCTGGACTTGTTAATTTAGGTCACGATGTGGAGACTCGTGCTGCTATAGTCTCTGAAACTCGGGCAGAGTGGATCATTGCCTTTCAG GGATGCTTCCGCCAGAATATAACTGTCGTTACTATTTATGCTTCTTTGGGAGATGATGCCCTTATACACTCGTTAAATGAG ACTCAAGCATCCACATTGATTTGTGACGCCAAGCAACTTAAAAAATTGGCTGCAATCGGTTCTAACCTGAAAACCATCTCGAATGTCATATAttttgaagatgatgagacTGCAATAGATTCAAGCACTTGTACAAATATTGACAGCTGGAGGGTGACATCTTTCTCGGAAGTTGAAAACCTTGGTAAAAGTAATCCTATTCAACCAATACTGCCTATAAAGAAAGATATCGCGGTGATCATGTATACAAGTGGAAGCACGGGCATGCCTAAG ggTGTCATGATAACTCATGGCAACATTGTTGCCACGGCAGCTGCAGTTATGACTGTCATTCCAAAACTTGGCAGCAATGATGTCTATTTGGGGTACCTACCTTTAGCTCATGTTTTTGAGTTAGCGGCTGAG ATTGTTATGTTGACTGCTGGTGCTTCAATTGGTTATGGCTCGGCTCTGACTTTGACAGATACatctaataaaataatgaaagggACCAAAGGAGATGCCTCAGCTTTAAAGCCTACTTTAATGGCAGCAGTTCCAGCCATTCTGGATCGTGTTAAGGATGGTGTTATAAAGAAG GTGGAGGAAAAGGGAGGATCTGCCAAGAAACTTTTCGATATTGCCTTTAAACGCCGATTGACTGCTATAGAAGGTAGCTGGTTTGGAGCATGGGGGCTAGAGAAAAAATTATGGGAGGTgatgatttttaaaaagatacGCTCAGTACTCGGAGGAGATATCCTTTTCATGCTTTGCGGTGGTGCACCTCTGTCAGGAGATACACAAAGATTTATCAACATTTGTATGGG AGCGCCTATTGGTCAGGGATATGGCTTGACAGAGACATTTGCAGGAGCAGCCTTTTCCGAGTCGGATGATCCTTCTGTTGGTCGTGTTGGTCCACCTCTTCCTTGTTGCTATATAAAG CTTATTTCTTGGGAAGAAGGAGGTTACACAATTGCTGATAAGCCGATGCCTCGGGGTGAAGTAATTGTTGGTGGGAACAGTGTGACTGCTGGTTACTTCAACAATATCGATAAAACTAATGAGGTGTACAAG GTTGACGAGAGAGGGATGCGCTGGTTCTACACTGGTGATATTGGAAGGTTTCATCCTGATGGATGCCTCGAAATCATTGATAGAAAGAAAGATATTGTTAAACTTCAGCACGGGGAGTATATCTCACTTGGAAAG GTTGAGGCTGCACTTTCCTCAAGCAATTATGTGGATAACATCATGGCCTATGCAGACCCCTTTCACAATTACTGCGTAGCACTAGTTGTTCCTTCACAAAAGGTGCTTGAGAAATGGGCGCAAGAAAATGGCATCGAGCATAGAGCTTTTTCCGATCTGTGCAACAAAGTTGAAGCAGTCAATGAGGTCCAGCAATCACTTTCAAAG GTAGGCAAAGCTGCAAGATTGGACAAGTTTGAGATTCCTGCAAAGATCAAGTTGATACCCGAGCCATGGACGCCTGAGTCTGGATTAGTCACTGCAGCTCTCAAACTGAAG